Genomic DNA from Planktothrix sp. FACHB-1365:
CATGTTCGTGACATTGGGGTTCTTCCCTAATTAAAGAACCATCAAGATAGGCATTCACAGCTTTATCTAAATCGGTTTCTTTAGTAATAATCGCTTCAATTGTTTTTCCTTCTAACCGTCTTACTAAACCTTTTCCCATGCCTCCAGAAATCAAAACCTGCACATCATCTAAAGGATGGGGTTCGTTGGCAGAACTATTATGAAACGATTGTTCAGGGGATAATTCTAACAAGTTCTTGCCCAGAATTTCACCCTCGTTAATCTCGTAAATCCAAAACTTACGGCAATGTCCGCTATGTTCGGTAATAGATGTTTTATTTTGACTGGTGACAGCAATTTTCATGATCATTCTCCGATTTAGAGTTGAGTTAACTTTTATTTTTTCTGTTGATAAAATTTGGGGGAAGTCTCTATTTTTGACTTCTGTTTGAGAGCCACTAATTTTGAGGCTTGCAAGTGTTAATCCCTAACAAACGATAGATCCCGCAAAAACCCATTAAACCACTGATGATGAGCAACACTGAAGCAACATCTAATCCAATTCCCAAGGCGGTACCTGAGTAGAGACTCAAACCGCTATACAGAAAAATTGCTGCTAATAAGAAGCGAATGATTCGATCTAAGTTTCCGACATTACTTAAC
This window encodes:
- a CDS encoding NifB/NifX family molybdenum-iron cluster-binding protein, which translates into the protein MKIAVTSQNKTSITEHSGHCRKFWIYEINEGEILGKNLLELSPEQSFHNSSANEPHPLDDVQVLISGGMGKGLVRRLEGKTIEAIITKETDLDKAVNAYLDGSLIREEPQCHEHEGEHQHEHQHEHQHEHQHQHGHQCELESRN
- a CDS encoding DUF2892 domain-containing protein codes for the protein MLSNVGNLDRIIRFLLAAIFLYSGLSLYSGTALGIGLDVASVLLIISGLMGFCGIYRLLGINTCKPQN